From the genome of Nicotiana sylvestris chromosome 1, ASM39365v2, whole genome shotgun sequence:
AGGTCTCTCAGCCAAAACCTTAAAAATAATTAAGAACCTTAAACACTTGCATACATTAATTTGAAGGATATTTAAGTGGTCATAACTCACGAGTCAAGTTTCTAAAAGAGTATAATTTTGCAAATTGCAAATATGTCTATGGCTATGTGGTATCTATAATAAGTCCAAGGTACAACAGTATAGCAAAATGAGAGGCTGGTGAATGCAATAAATTGCTTTAGTTTGTCTAATAAAAAGCTGGATCATAATGATTTTTTACCCGTACCGATCCAAATACTTTTTCAAGaaccttttttttcaaaacctCATTAATGGAGACAGTTGAGTGTTGCTGTATAGCCAAGCTTCATAAATTCTTCTACCACCATATCAGTGCTTTTTATTCACATTCAAGATTGAACTCAAAACCAACCACTGGCTTTACTACTTAAGTCTCTTTCTCTTCCCTCATTCTCAgtaactaaaaaaaaatcatggATTGGTCCCAAAAGCTTTATTTTACAGCTTTTCTAATTGTTACAGCAGCAGCATTCATTCGTGGAATTCATGGTTATGCAATGGTCTCTGGCACTGTCTTCTGTGACCAATGCAAAGATGGCCAAGTCTCTCTTTTTGATTATCCTCTAAATGGTAACTAAACCTATATTGTGGtaattcttttaatttctttttgagTTCACATATGACATTAATTAGAATCAACTtagttttttggtatttttgcaTTTCATCTTCttgtgccgagggtctattgaaaACAACTTCTCTAGCCCCAGGGTAAagataaggtctgcgtatacactaccctcccaagacccacttgtgggattatactggttgttgttgttgttgttgttgttgttagtttTTGGTATTTCTCGTCCAAATTCCAATGTTTGTCCTGCTTCTTGATATCCTTGAATCTTGATTATAAGGGCAGTACGGGTGCTGGAAAGGGTCGGGCCACATCAAGTCTATTATATGTAGCTTTATCTTATATTTATGAAAAATGTTGTTTTCACGACTTAAATCTGTGGCCTCTTGGTTATATGGTGACAAATATTTCCATTGTGTCAAAGCTCCCTTTTAGTCTTGAATCTTGATTTTACTCGAAAAGAGATTCTGTGATCTAAATGCTTCTTATTACCATTGTTAGTTAAGGTTTTGAGTGCCAAATTTATGTGCAGGAATAAATGTAGCAATGGCATGCCCAGATAACAATGGGCAAATGACAACATGGAGAGAAGAAACAACAAATTGGCTAGGAAACTTTGCCATGAGATTCGATGGTACTCCAGATTTGAGTGGTTGTGTTGCACAGGTTAATATAGACAACTTTTATATTTTGCATAATCTTGAAGAGGAGCCTttacgtaactggtaaagttgttgttatgtgaccaggaggtcacaggttcaagccgtggaaacaacctcttgtagaaatgcagggtaaggctgcatacaatagacccttgtggtctggtcctttctcggaccccgcgcatagcgagagcttagtgcaccgggctgccctttttttctTGAAATGAGATGAGCTTAAATGACTCGACATTGTTGTTGCACAGGTTACGGGTAGTAGTGAGCAAGGGACAAGAGGATGTGGGACAGGAGGAGGTCAAGGGAAATCACCAAGATTAATGTTTAGGATGTTTGATATGGAAATGTACATAGTTGATCCTTTGATTTCTCAGCCAGCAGATCCTATGTCTTTCTGTCCAAAATCTTCTTCATATCCACAACCACAACCACAACCACAACCACATCCCAACCCTGTTTCCCCTTCCATACCTCCATTGCCACCACTACCACCTACTCCTCCAATGCCTCACTTACCCCCAATGCCTCCTTTCCCTTATTTGGAAGCCTCAGCTTGCCCACACCAGTAAGTATCTATAATTACATTCGTGGCATTAAAATTCTATACATATGTCAATCTCTTATTGAGGTCTTTGTTTGGTACAGTCAAACAAGTGTTGTTATAGATGACATATATtatataacataacataaaaatcaatTCCACAAAAAACTTAGACTTTTATATAAAGATAATGTTATAGAAAGGTCTGACTGTATAGCGAAAAATATCTTTTGGGAATTTCCTTTTCCATGAAAATGAGTGGTGCTGTTTGGTttctagaaaatattttcttaaaaaaaagttCCGCAAAAAGGGAGAAATTAGATGGGAGTCATTTTCAATTACAATTATTTCAATCTTTACTTTATATCACTGAATTTCCAGACATTATTGATATTAATATTTAGTACTAATAAATTTCAGACGCACCATCAATTTACTAATATTGATATTGATGTTTAGCCTCCAATCGAACACCAGAAAACATTTTTCAGGAAATAAGTCATTTCCAGAAAACATTTTTCAGAAAATGATTTCCTTACTACTGAACATAAGCTCACACCCTAAATTAGTACTGCAGCAGTTAGTATCTAACTAACCTACTTCTACTATCTGCTTTCTTTAAAGACCATTCCTTTTGGCTCCACGTAGGGTATTTTGGTTGAAAAGAAAGTATCCCAGGATTAATTATTTCGGGATTAGTTATTCCACATTTCtacaagaataaaaaaaaaatactacaatcGTGGGATAACTAATTCCGGGATTAATTATACCGCAATTTTTTACCAACCAAACATGGCATAAATTCTTCCTAAATTTAGTCCCGGAACAATTATTCATTATCCCTCGTACCAAATGAGCCCTTAATTAGTTAAAAAAGGAACTGTTTTTATTGGTTTGTACATATGGACCCTTATTTTGTAAACTTCTGTAACTACTACTTACTATAAGTTTTTTCCAGTGTCGGTGGATCCTAGTCAAACATGGCTAGGAATACCATTTACGTGTTGAGATCAGAAAAAGAAACTTTGTACGTAAaacaatggcatcattttgtactGCAGGAACTGGATGATGCCAGAATACAGATGCTACTGGAAAGTAGTGACACCAGATTCAAAAGTAGGAGTTGTATTTGGTCTAATTGCTGCTAGAAAATATGGAACTGATATAACATTATGGGAAGGAATGAAAGGCAGAGGAGAACCTTATAAGACTTTGCTAAGAGAAGGAACAACTGCACTTTTGAATTCTTATAACAGTGTGCAGTTTCCTTATCATCCATTGGGTGTAATTCAGCATATGAATTGGGCATTAATGGGATCTACTCAACATGTTTTGCACACAGCTTTGAATTTTATGAGGGCTAATTCTGGCAATTGGAATGCCACGTGCAAGTTCAATCCTTGCAAGTGATTAATTTGGTTTAATTAATTTGTCTTCCTTGTATACTTTTCTTAATATATAGTTGAGCTAATCACGTTATACTATGTTTAGCTATACAGCACGTTACGTTATTGCTCCATTGCATGGATAAGAATACGACGTTTGGCGTACACTATTCGTACATTTGCTCTGTATTTCTTACTGTAGTATTTTGGAGTATACCATATTTTAATTTATTGATGTTACTGATTATATTCTTGTGGATGTGTTCTACATTTATCTACCATGTAAACTCGGAGTGTCAAATGAGCGGG
Proteins encoded in this window:
- the LOC104230542 gene encoding uncharacterized protein, with the translated sequence MDWSQKLYFTAFLIVTAAAFIRGIHGYAMVSGTVFCDQCKDGQVSLFDYPLNGINVAMACPDNNGQMTTWREETTNWLGNFAMRFDGTPDLSGCVAQVTGSSEQGTRGCGTGGGQGKSPRLMFRMFDMEMYIVDPLISQPADPMSFCPKSSSYPQPQPQPQPHPNPVSPSIPPLPPLPPTPPMPHLPPMPPFPYLEASACPHQNWMMPEYRCYWKVVTPDSKVGVVFGLIAARKYGTDITLWEGMKGRGEPYKTLLREGTTALLNSYNSVQFPYHPLGVIQHMNWALMGSTQHVLHTALNFMRANSGNWNATCKFNPCK